CATATTTTCTATAGACCACTTCAGTATTGATAACGTTACAATGGTGACAGGTTTATCCACAAACCAGACATCGTCTATGTCAGTGGCACATTCAACAAAACGCCATATCTCACTTCGGTAAACTAAAGGGTGATCGTCCGTTCCAAAATCTATTCAACAAATGCCTTCATGGTTGCTACAATGAGGCTGAATTTGAGCAGACTTGGCATAAAATGTTGTCAGATTATGGGTTAGTCAACCATAATTGGTTTAAGAGATTGTACAAACATAGAGCCAAATGGAGCACTGCTTTCAACAATCAATTCTTTTCAGCCGGGATTTTATCGTCCCAAAGGAGTGAGAGCACAAACCATGCAATGGGTTTTCAAGCTTCTAAGACTACATCTGTTACCGAATTCTTTGGGATATTTGAAAACACGGTCAAAAGATGGCGGGGTGAGGAAGAGCGTAAAGAATTCAACGGTATAAAATCCACTCCATCTTCTGTGTACCCTCTAGTGGATTTGTTACTACATGCATCTCAGGTTTACACATTGGAGCTGTTTCGAGTGTTTGAGAAAGAATTCGCGCTTGCCATGGGTACTCGTGCTGTCATCCTTCCGATTGATGACCCTCAGGTGTTGTTGTATCGTGTCTACCCTGCTGCCCAAGAGGAGAACAACCATCATGTGACGTACGATTGTAAGAACCAGCTAACAGAATGTACGTGCCGAAACTTCCAGGTTAAGGGTATGCTTTGCAGTCACATCATCcgtatcctccacatgcattctgTTGTCGAGATACCGGAAAGGTACATACTCCGTAGATGGACCAAATTTTCAAAGACTATAGTGTGGGAGAGGTTCCTGCCAAGCGACATACGCAGAAATGCCGCTCATGACGCCATCAATTGGCGTCGATCAATGTTGACGGCTATGAACTATCTCATCAGCAACTGTCAGAGTGTCTCTGATGCAAGAGGTGTCGTGGATAAGCTCTTTATTAAAGCGAATGAGGAGGTCGAATTGTTACTTTCTAAGCttaatatggaggaaaaggaaccAACTGTTGATGGGTCCGAGCCTCCTATTCTTGACCCTGTACGTTGTACTACTAAGGGTCGTAGTCAACGAAAAAAAAGGAACATGGGCACGAGGAAAAAGGCTAAGAAAGGGTCTGAAGTTGGGACAGGGGATAGTACTATGTACGTCGCTGTGCCGCGTCTTATATGACATACCATGTACATTGCAATCCTTAGGTGTTTTGTACTACTGCGGACCAAATATCACTAATGTCCCCAAACAAGTGGACTTATGTGCCCATGTTTGGTTGTATGGGTTTTGCTATCTAAATGCCTTTATTTTGGGTCAACTTGGAAACTTATCCTGACACGGTTTTTGTGCAAACATTCTGATATATACCAACGTTTGCTTATTTTGCCCCATATGTCACCATTGTTGCTCACAAATGTATCATTGTTTGATCCATATGTTACCCTTTTAACTAAATATATTTGAAATAACTCATCCTATGACTAGTCATTAATTTCTGCTCATAAAGGTAACAATTAACTCTAATATGGTCACCTTATAGCCTACACATTGACAATATATATGAAAGACAATGATTATCTATTGTATTTGTTTACACATTGTAAACTCTATAAAATGGTGACATTATAGACAATGTCAACAATCACAATGCCATGTGTTACCATTTGTTAACAATATAAATTTACAAAATTGTATATTGTAACCATTTTAAGGTTATGTGTTGCCCATTTAAGCAAAACGCATGTTGCTGTCAAATTGCTTAATAAAATTTGCACAATTTTAATTGTAATATGGTCACCTTATACACGACACATTGACAATATATATGAAAGACAATGATTCTCTATGGCATTTGTTTACATTACAGAAACTCTATAAAATGGTGACATTATACACAACCGCGTTAACATTTTTAAACACAATATGAATTTACCAAACTGTCACCATTTTAAGGTTCAGTGTTGCCCTTTTAAGCAAAACGCATGTTGTTGTTTAATTGCGTAATAAAATTTGCACAATTTAAAGACATGCTGAAATTGTAACTACATTACTGCTAATAATGTGACCACATTAGTGCACCCATGTCATAGCATGGGTAGTTCAAATGTTTACAAAACAAGGGCTATTTGTCAGTCCGTTCACAGCCCGAAGGACACAAAGTTTTGTCCCAaaacactacattaccaaaacgACCAACAACTACAAAGTCTTCATTATAAAAACCAACAATTAAACTAACGAGATACGGCAGGAACTGCCTTCTTCTTTCCGGCAGGCTTTGGGACTGGACGGTTCGGTGCACGGCTTACTTCCGGAGCGGCATTGTTAACGGGTCCTCCTGGTGCGCGGTCTCGAGCACGAGTGTACCT
This genomic window from Silene latifolia isolate original U9 population unplaced genomic scaffold, ASM4854445v1 scaffold_212, whole genome shotgun sequence contains:
- the LOC141638661 gene encoding protein FAR1-RELATED SEQUENCE 5-like, with the protein product MMRDDYLLYGDLKIFDTTYRTNRYNLICGAFVGINNHWSNVMFGCAFLSNEKEESFEWLFKVFNESMGEDVRPVSIFTDQDQAIANAIETVYPQTRHRLCQWHIQQNAISHFGKLKGDRPFQNLFNKCLHGCYNEAEFEQTWHKMLSDYGLVNHNWFKRLYKHRAKWSTAFNNQFFSAGILSSQRSESTNHAMGFQASKTTSVTEFFGIFENTVKRWRGEEERKEFNGIKSTPSSVYPLVDLLLHASQVYTLELFRVFEKEFALAMGTRAVILPIDDPQVLLYRVYPAAQEENNHHVTYDCKNQLTECTCRNFQVKGMLCSHIIRILHMHSVVEIPERYILRRWTKFSKTIVWERFLPSDIRRNAAHDAINWRRSMLTAMNYLISNCQSVSDARGVVDKLFIKANEEVELLLSKLNMEEKEPTVDGSEPPILDPVRCTTKGRSQRKKRNMGTRKKAKKGSEVGTGDSTMYVAVPRLI